The nucleotide window TGATCCGTTACCGGACAGGAGATATCGCGTCGCTGACGAGGGAGAAATGCAGCTGTGGCAGGACAACGGTGAGAATGTCGCGAGTAAAGGGCAGGATCGACGACATGCTGATCATCAATGGTGTCAATGTCTTCCCTTCACAAATCGAACATTGCATGTTGACAGTCCCGGAACTGGCTCCTCATTACCAGATTCAAATTTTACAGAAGCGGACATTAAAGGTTCTGGAACTGCATGTTGAGATGAATGAGGAATACTTTACCCTGATTGGTGAGGATCCGATTTCCGATATGGTTTATCAGCTCGAGCAAAGGATTCAATCGCTGCTTAAAAGCCAGTGCCTGATTTCGATGGAGGTGCGTGTCCACCGTCCAAAAACTATCCCTCGTTCTGAAGGGAAAGCAGTACGGATCATCGATAAAACAAAGGAAGCAATTGGAACGGAATCATAAGGAGGCAAAACAGCATGGAAAATACAATTTCCTTCGACCAGTTGACGGATGAGGAAAAATATCAGCATTTTATGAAGCGGATCGAAGCTGGAGAAAAAATCGAGGCGGATGACTGGATGCCGGAAGACTACCGGATGACGCTGATTAAGCTGATTTCAATGCATGGCATCAGTGAAATTATGGGGGCACTTCCTGAAAAGGAATGGGTACCTAAAGCTCCTTCATTAAAAAGAAAGCTTGGAATCATGGCAAAGGTCCAGGATGAAATGGGCCACGGGCAGCTGCTATTAAGAGTGGCAGAGGATTTGATGAAGCCTCTAGGAAAATCAAGGGAAAACATCATCGAAGATTTGCTGTCCGGTGACCTCAAGTTCCACAACGTGTTTCATATGGAAGCGAAGACCTGGGGGGACGCCGGATTGATCGGATGGCTTGTGGACGGAGCGGCAATCATCACCCAGACGAATATGCTTGATGCTTCTTATGGTCCATATGCAAGAGCATTGAAACGCATATGTGCAGAGGAAGTTTTCCACGCCCAGCATGGAGAGGCGATCATCATGGCGCTCGCTGAAGGAACAGATGAGCAAAAAGCGATGATCCAGGATTCGATTGACCGATGGTGGGAAGCGCTGTTAATGTTCTTTGGACCCGGGGATGCATCGACAACAGGAGCTTCAAAACAGGATACGACGATTAAATACAGGATCAGAACCAAAACAAATGAAGACCTGCGCCAGGATTTTTTCACAAAGTATATCCCGAGGGTCCTTTCGCTTGGCCTGAAGCTTCCAGATGAAACCATGCATTTTGACCAGGAGTCGGGCATGTGGCAATACAAGCAGCCGGATTGGAGCAAGTTCAAGCAAATCATCAAGAACAATGGGCCAAAATCTAAGGAGCGTCTTAGATTAAGGGAGATTTCCTACAGCAACAATAAATGGGTAATCGATGCGTTAAGCGCTCAAGCATAAAACAGATGGGGCAGATCCAACTGCCCTCTGACTTCAAGGGAAAGGGGATGAATTCATGTCTGGGAAAGGATTTTACCAGGAGTTTGAGGTATTCAGCAAGCGGACGGATACATCGCCGATGCAATATCAATTCTCATTGCTCGCTCCGAACCATGAGCTGGCGCTCGTGATGGCACAGGAAAACTTTATGCGCCGCGAACCAGTTGCCGATATTTGGGTGGTTAAACGGGATGATGTAAGGAAGATGTCGCTCGAAG belongs to Mesobacillus sp. AQ2 and includes:
- the paaA gene encoding 1,2-phenylacetyl-CoA epoxidase subunit PaaA; this translates as MENTISFDQLTDEEKYQHFMKRIEAGEKIEADDWMPEDYRMTLIKLISMHGISEIMGALPEKEWVPKAPSLKRKLGIMAKVQDEMGHGQLLLRVAEDLMKPLGKSRENIIEDLLSGDLKFHNVFHMEAKTWGDAGLIGWLVDGAAIITQTNMLDASYGPYARALKRICAEEVFHAQHGEAIIMALAEGTDEQKAMIQDSIDRWWEALLMFFGPGDASTTGASKQDTTIKYRIRTKTNEDLRQDFFTKYIPRVLSLGLKLPDETMHFDQESGMWQYKQPDWSKFKQIIKNNGPKSKERLRLREISYSNNKWVIDALSAQA
- the paaB gene encoding 1,2-phenylacetyl-CoA epoxidase subunit PaaB, yielding MSGKGFYQEFEVFSKRTDTSPMQYQFSLLAPNHELALVMAQENFMRREPVADIWVVKRDDVRKMSLEERQTLQRLDNKDYRNTKGYGYLKKKWRHYEQEMLDEKEILSWGGKQGT